In one Umezawaea sp. Da 62-37 genomic region, the following are encoded:
- a CDS encoding response regulator transcription factor, whose translation MQPDQSSRGLVLVVEDERAISDLISLYLRRDGFGVHVEADGRAALAALRRWKPVAVLLDVGLPGMDGVEVCRTMRAAGDWTPVLFVTARDDEVDRVLGLEMGADDYVTKPFSPRELAARVRTVLRRGAHPSAAPQHVVGSVRLDVDRRRVWAAEEEVPLTSTEFELLAHLMRHPGRVFEREQLLSAVWGYAAAAGTRTVDVHVAQLRAKLGGHSPIRTVRGVGYSAEAP comes from the coding sequence GTGCAACCGGACCAGTCCTCCCGCGGCCTCGTGCTGGTGGTCGAGGACGAGCGCGCGATCTCCGACCTGATCTCCCTGTACCTGCGCCGCGACGGCTTCGGCGTGCACGTCGAGGCCGACGGGCGGGCGGCGTTGGCGGCGTTGCGGCGGTGGAAACCGGTCGCGGTGCTACTGGACGTGGGCCTGCCGGGGATGGACGGGGTCGAGGTGTGCCGCACGATGCGGGCGGCGGGTGACTGGACGCCGGTGCTGTTCGTGACGGCGCGGGACGACGAGGTCGATCGGGTGCTGGGCCTGGAGATGGGGGCCGACGACTACGTGACCAAGCCGTTCAGCCCGCGGGAGCTGGCCGCTCGGGTGCGCACCGTGCTGCGGCGCGGCGCGCACCCGAGCGCGGCGCCGCAGCACGTGGTGGGCTCAGTCCGGCTGGACGTCGACCGGCGCAGGGTGTGGGCGGCCGAGGAGGAGGTGCCGCTCACGTCGACGGAGTTCGAGCTGCTCGCGCACCTCATGCGGCACCCCGGCCGGGTGTTCGAGCGGGAGCAGCTGCTCAGCGCGGTGTGGGGTTACGCGGCCGCGGCGGGCACGCGGACGGTGGACGTGCACGTGGCGCAGCTGCGGGCGAAGCTCGGCGGGCACAGCCCGATCCGG